From the genome of Longispora fulva:
CGTGGCACCGGTACGCCGTGGAACGGCTCGCGCGGCGGGACGCGGAGGGCGGCCCGGCCACGGAGACGGAACGCCGGATCATCGAGCTGGTCCGCGCGGGCGCCACGAACCGCGAGATCGCCGCGACCCTGCACCTGTCCGTGAAGGCCGTCGAGGCGAACCTGACCAGGCTCTACCGCCGGCTCGGCGTCCGCAACCGGGCCGGCCTGGCCCGCGCGTCCTCCTGACCCAGGGGCCCCGGTCGGGTGCGCGGCCGGGCCGTGCCGGAAAGAGCCTGAAAACCATCATCCGGTTACGGCGACACCTGCCCCGGCACGCGGCGGCCGCCCGGGGCTGATCGCCTCGGGATCCTCGACGCCCCGGGCGTCGCCCGTGCCGCGACCGGTCACGCCCGGTGCCGGAACGTCTGCCGGTACGCCGCCGGTGGCGCCCCGACGATCCGCCCGAAGTGCGCCCGCAAGCTCGCCGCAGTGCCGAATCCGCAGGTCGCGGCGATCCAGCGCACGGGCTGATCGCTGGTCTCCAGGAGCTCCTGTGCCCGGTACACCCGTTGGTGCAGCAGCCACTGCAACGGGGACATCCCGAGCGCCGCGGCGAACCTGCGCTCCAGGGTCCGGACGCTGACGTTCGCCTGCTCGGCCAGGTCCGCGGTGACGAGCGGCATGTGCAGGTTTCCGCCGACCCAGCCCAGCAGCGGGGCGAGCCAGTCGTCGGTGGCCGGCGGGGCCGGGCGGTGGAACTGGGCCTGCCCGCCCGCGCGGTGCGGCGGGGTGACCATCCGGCGGGCGAGGTCGGCGGCGACGGCGGCCCCGTGGTCGACCCGGACCACGTGCAGGCAGGCGTCGATCCCGGCGGCCGTCCCCGCTGAGGTGATCACGTTCTCGTCCTCGAGGTAGAGCACGGAGGCGTCGACCCGCACGGCCGGGTGGTGCCGGGCCAGCCGCTCGGCGTGCATCCAGTGCGTCGTCGCGCGCCGCCCGTCCAGGATCCCGGCGGCGGCCAGCACGAAGGCCCCGGTGCAGATCGACAGGATGCGCGCGCCGCGGGCGTGGGCGTCCCGCACGACCCGCACCAGGTCCGCCGGCGGGTCGTCGAGGTCGGGGCAGGCCGGCACGATCAGGGTGTCGGCCCGTTCCAGGTCGGGGCTGTGCCCGGCGGGGAGCTGGAAGCCGGGGCCGAGCGTCACCGGCCGGTCGCCGACGACGGCGATCGAGAACTCGTACCACGGCCGGGGGACCCGGGGCCGGTCCGCGAACACCTCGCACGGCACGGCGACCTCGAAGATCGGCA
Proteins encoded in this window:
- a CDS encoding helix-turn-helix domain-containing protein, whose product is MPAQPHVVVLALSDRMPIFEVAVPCEVFADRPRVPRPWYEFSIAVVGDRPVTLGPGFQLPAGHSPDLERADTLIVPACPDLDDPPADLVRVVRDAHARGARILSICTGAFVLAAAGILDGRRATTHWMHAERLARHHPAVRVDASVLYLEDENVITSAGTAAGIDACLHVVRVDHGAAVAADLARRMVTPPHRAGGQAQFHRPAPPATDDWLAPLLGWVGGNLHMPLVTADLAEQANVSVRTLERRFAAALGMSPLQWLLHQRVYRAQELLETSDQPVRWIAATCGFGTAASLRAHFGRIVGAPPAAYRQTFRHRA